The nucleotide window GTACTTTCTCGATAAGGCTTCAAAGGAAATCTTTTCGTAGTAGCAGCTTTCAATATATTGCTGTGCTTGTTGCACAACAGGGTCATCATGTGACTTTTGCCCGTTAAAGATGACGAAGTCAGACTGAGAGTGCCGGTCAATATCGATCTGGAAGATCTTGGAACAGTATACCGCGGTAGCCCGGTCGTAGAATTTTTCAACCAGGTATAAGATCAGGTTCAGGAAGGAGTAACCACCGCCGTTGGTATAAATCCCGTTTTCGTCGGTGATCAGCTTTTCAGTTTGTACCCTTACCTTCGGAAAAAGACCTTTGAAATGATTGGCCGTGTTCCAGTGTAATGAGCAGCTTTTCTGGTCCAGGAGCCCGGTGGAAGCGAGCAGGTAAGCGCCTGTGCACATGCACGCGAGCTCGGCTCCCTGTTTGTATTGCTGCGTCATGAATTTTACCAGCGGTTCGTTCTCTTGGGCCAGCCCATTAAAATCAGGCGCCACCGCAGGTATGATGATCAGGTCGGTTCCTTTGATATCAGCAACATTACATTGCGGCATGATCTGCAACATTCCCTTTATAAATTGGGATTGGGTTGCAACACCCGCCAGTTGAATGTCAAAGACAGGCTCCTGTCCGTGCTCCCTGCGGTAGTTATTAGCTCCCGAAAAGATATGATAAGCGCCGATAATACAGGAAATAGTATTGGGACCTGCCTGCGTATCCGGTACCAGTATGGTCAGATGCTTGCTCATAATGGATTACTTGATTTACAAAGCTAAACCTTTGTGTTGTCCAAAACAACCCCCGACAATGTCTGAAATGCTCCTGTTTGCGGTTCCTTTTGGCTATACCTTTAGGTCAAAATAAAGTATAATGAGTATTTTATCCTTTACCACTACCCCCGCAATTCATCACCGCCTGCTGATTGAAAAATCGCCCGACATTGTATATGCAGCGCTGACCACACAGGACGGATTATCAGGCTGGTGGACACCGGATACTATCGCCCTTCCCAAAGTAGGATCGGTATCGCGGTTCAGCTTTGGTCCGGACTATTACAAGGAACTTGAGGTGGCTGATCTGGTACCCGGAAAACTGGTTCAATGGCGTTGCCTGAAAGGTTTTGACGATTGGTTGGGTACGGTAATTACCTTTGAGCTGGAGAGGCATCCGAAAGGAACAGTTATTTTGTTTCACCATGAGGCATGGAAAGCCTATTCCAAAGAGTTCGCTTCCTGCAGTTTCGATTGGGCGCTATTTTTACGGAGTTTAAAGCATCTTTGTGAAATAGGTAAAGGCTATCCTTACCCTGACTTTAATAAAGTTTAAAAGATATATATACCGGATCGATCCCCATGAAGGTGTAGCTGCCGTTTTATTGGCCTGATTTGAAGCAGGATCTGGTTACCTGTGAAAAGTTGAAAGTAGGTATGGACAAGTATAGATATTTATATCTGTCCACAACTTTGTTGCACCTGCCAACAGATGGATATCGGTTGGGGACCTGATGTCTTCTGTGATTTTTCACCAGCATGATTTTTGAAGAACTTATTAAATTTGTAACGCACTTCAAAAGCCTTCTAAATGAAAATGAATCTAAACCCTATCCGTTCTAAAAAGGACTGGATAACCCCTGAAACCACAGAAAATCATATGAACGGTAATGGTGGTGGCGGCCCCGATTTTGCCAGCGAGCTTCCTAATGGCTCGTGAAATGGCTATTGTTATTGGAAGTGTAGGCAAAAATGAAATGGCAGCTGCATCCCTGAAGCGGGCGCAGGAATGGGTTGCCTCTGCTTTCCCATGCGAAGTATTATCTTACTATCAGGATGAACATACTTTTATTGGGGTAGCGGGGGGTGTTATTTCCTGCACAGGTGATTACGTGGCAGTGGTGGACGCCCATTTCAGCCCGGAACATGTGATAGATCTCTACCGCCAATATGGTGAGGCCTGTGTGGATCAATTGGAAGGGAGTTACTCTTTTGTGATTTGGAATCGTTCTTTAAAGAAACTATTGCTGGCTGTTGATCAGATGGGCGCGCGCCCTATGTACTACAGTGATAATGAGGATTGCTTTTTGTTTGGCTCACAATTCGATGGAGTTCTGGCGGCATTGGATATTCAGCCTGTTTTTAATCCCGATTGTATATGGGAGTATATCAGAAGGAATATCGATGCAACTTTGACTTATGCGAACGGTATACATCGATTGACAGCTGCGGGTTATTTTTACTTTGGTATCAATGAAAAAATAAGGGTGCGGCAAGCGTCAGGATTTGCATATCGAAAGGTTGATGCTCCCCGAACGGATGCCGGTTGGGTTACTGCTTACCAGGAAGCTTTGAGGGACGCGGTAACTGATACCTTACTTCCTGATATAACGATAGGTGTAACCTTAAGCGGTGGACTAGACTCGTCTGCAATAGCCTGCATACTTGCTAAACAGTTGGCCCGGGCAGGACGGACTTTACATTGTTTTTGTGCAACAGTACCGGAGGACTTTCCAGATTCGATTACAGATGAACGAATATATATGCAGGCAGTTGCTGACAAGTATCCCAATATAAAGCTGCATTTTATTGATATACCCGACACCGGTATCTTCGACGGGCTAGACGAGGCAATAAAGACGGAACCTACTTTACCGAATATCTTTCATTATCATGATCGCGCGATCCTGGAAGCTGCTAAAGCCTGTGGAGTGAAGCAGCTATATACAGGTTACGGGGGTGATTACTTCGCATCCTGGTCGGGTGATAGCGTTGCTTTTGCATATTGGCAAAAGCAACGCTACAGGAAAGCTTTCAGGTTACTAAGGCAGCGTGCCTGTGCCGAAGGGATTTCTTTGAGACGTTCTTTTTATCGCAATATCGTTCGCCGTAGCAATACTTTAAAGTGGTTACAGGGGAGGTTGCGAGAAAGAAAGATCCATTCCCTCGAGCCTTCGAAGGTACTTACCTGGAAGTTGAAAGGCGTGACGGAAGGAGAAATAGCACGTCTGGATCATAAAAAGCAGATGGCCTTAATCATTCGTAATGGCAGTATGGGGCGCATTATCTCAGGTATCCATGCAGCGGCAGCCAGGTATGGAATTGAATTCAGATTTCCTGCTTTGGATCTTAACCTGCTTTCCCTCCTGGCAGCGATGCCACTTGAATTATTCGTGATGGATGGCAAGCGACGTGGGATGATACGAAAGGCCATGCGGGGAGTAGTTCCGGATCTGGTTCTTGACCGAAATGACAAACAGGCTTATAGCCCTGGATATCATCACCGGTTTAAAAATAGTCAACAAACGATCTGCGAACTCTTGTACCCTGAGACACCACAACCATACGGGCAATTTTTGAATCTGCAACCACTTCGTGATTACTATCATCAGTGGCTGTCGGGTACAACCTCCCAATATGTACCAGGCTCCGATATCCGTTTTATGCAATGGATGACTATTTTGTTGATACTCCGGGGCAAATTAGGTCATGAGTTGTTGTACGATATCTGGCCGAATGTCAAAGCGGCTCAATGAATACTGCAAAGAGTAAATGTTGTAATGGAATAAAAAAATCCTTACTTGTAATAGTAAGGATAATATTGGATAGCCATGAATGGTTTGCGTGTTACCAGACGGGGTGTAGCTGTTACTGACTATGACTGAATGAACGCTAAAAGATCTTTATTGATCGTCTGGTGTTCTGTAGTTGGCATTCCGTGTGAGAACCCGGGGTAGGTAATAAGTTTTCCGTTTTTAAGTAATCTTGCAGATTTTAAAGCTGAATTTTCTATCGGCACAATTTGGTCATCTTCTCCATGCAGCACCAAAACCGGTAAATTAACTGCTTGAAGATCTGCTGTAAAGTCGGTTTCAGAAAAAGCTTTGATCCCATCATAATGAGCAACGATCCCACCCATCATTCCCTGCCTCCACCAGTTTCTCTGTATGCCTTCTTTTATAGCCGCGCCAGCCCTGTTATAACCGTAGAAGGGGAAAGTTAAATCGATATAAAATTGATTCCTGTTGTTGAGTGTCTGTTCCCTGATGTTGTCGAAAACCTCCATGGGGACGCCGTCAGGATTAGTAGCACTTTTAACCATTACAGGAGGAACAGCGCTGATTAAAACGGCTTTTTTTGCTCTTCCGCTAGCGTATTTATTCACGTAACGAATTACTTCGCCGCCACCTGTGGAATGACCGATATGTACCACGTCTTTCAAATCTAAAAATGAAACCAGTTCAGCTACATCAGAAGCGTATTGTTCAATAGTATGATTATAGATGTTCTGGCTGGATCGCCCATGACCCCTTCTGTCGTGCGTTATTACACGGTAGCCTTTTTGTAAGAAGAAAATTACCTGCGCATCCCAATCGTCGGATGATAAGGGCCATCCATGATGAAACATTAGCACGGGTCCTTCCCCCTGATCTTTATAGAAAATTTCGGTTCCGTCTTTTAATTTTAGTGTGCTCATTTTGTTTAAGTTTAATGTTGTGATTTGGTATATGAAATATTTTTGTTGTAATTGGTAGCGAATGTAGCGCAGTTAAATCCAAATCATCTTAACCCAGGTTAAGATCGCTCGTTTCTAATGCATTTTATTTAAGCAGCTTAAGGCACTGCAGGGTTCAAACAGTTTCCGGTATAACAGGGAGGCAGCGGTGTTGCGTATTAAAAAGCCTACGTTTGTAAGCGGAATAAACCCCTGGTATCAGGGCTGAAAGCGTTAAATTAAACTTACCCGCGCGCCTTGTAAACCTGTTCTTTGGGCTTTTTATCTTTTGTCAGCTGGAACTATGACATATCCGGATATTTCATCACAAGAATCAGTAAACTGCTCCTATCTTTATAACAGGCTCTATATTTGTATATAGGTCTGAAAATATTAACCCCATTCAGTTAAATCCTGATGAAAAAAAGTACTCTAAACCAACGTCTTCTACTGATATTAATTCTGGCAACCGGCTTTGCTTCCGGGTTGGGAGCTCAGAATGTGGACAGCGTTTTTAAAGTTGCCCGTGAGGCGGCTTTCGAAAGGAAAGATTATACTACAGCTATCCGGCTATCTAAAGAGGTGCTATGCGTAAGTCCTGGTTATACAGATGTCATAACTTTTCTCGGGCGGCTATATACATGGAATAAACAACCTGATAGCGCCCGCCTGTATTTCAATGAGGCTTTACGCCAACAGCCCGATTCTGAAAATGCTTTTGCCGGACTGGCCGATATGGAGTACTGGGCCGGAAATTATGGACCTGCATTGGTTGTCGCCGGCAACGGGTTAAAAGTATTTCCGCGTTCGGAAACCTTATTGCTTCGTAAGGCCCAGGTTCTTTATGCTCAAAAGGAATATGCGGCAGCTATACCGGTTTTGGATACCCTTCTGCAGGTTCATAGAAAAAACAGCGAAGCCCGCCGGTTGGCTGTTCAGATCCAGGATCATATTGCTAAAAACGCAATAGGCGTGAGGTATGATTATATCCACTTTGATCAACAGTTTCCTGATCCCTGGCACCTCGCTGCTATAGACTATACCCGGCACACAAAAGCCGGGGCATTTACGGCAAGAGTGAATTATGCCAACAGGTTTGCCGCTGGAGGACTGCAGTATGAACTGGAATCTTATCCCCGGTTCTCCAAAACATTTTATGGCTACCTGAATATGGGCTATTCAGATAATAAAGTGGTATTCCCAAAGTGGAAAGCAGGCGCGTCACTATTTGCCAACTTACCCAGGGCTTTCGAAGCAGAACTGGGTGTGCGTTACCTGTATTTTAACAGGGATGTTTTTATGTATACACTGTATGCCGGTAAATATTATAACAGTTTTCTCTTCGGTGCCAGAACTTTTTTAACACCACAAACTTCCTCAATTACACAAACCTATAGTGTTATGGCCCGTTATTATTGGGGCGGACCGAATGACTATGTCGGCGTGTTGCTGGGGTCAGGCCTTTCACCTGATGATGTAAGGAGTAATGTGCAATTAAACAGCGGCTATAAAATGCGCAATTATAATGGCGAGATCAATGCAAGATTTTCGGTACAACAGCTGAACATTGTTACCGCCAATTTTTCACTTCTTAACCAGGAGTATTTGCCTGGACAAAAAGGGAACCAATTGCAGTTCGGACTGGGGTATATTCGCCGGTTTTAGTTTTTACCCGGTATGATTGGTGTTCCAAATCCTTGCCGGGTCATTTCGCCCCATGCATTCTTTTTACGCAGGTAATCAATATACCCTTTGATAGCAGCCCATACCACGAAGGGATGGAAAATAAAAGGCTCGGTAAGCGCTGTTAGCAGTAGCTTCATCATGTCGGTGCGGCGCCGGTACATATTGTATGTCGTTACTTCCATAAAAGCTGCAAATGCAGCGTATAGATAACCGAAGGACACGATGAATGCCAGCAGGGCGATAAACACATGCCAGTTGATCAGCTGAAAAATCGCCATCAGTAAAAAAACAACAATGCCGAAAGCCTCGATTAAGGGCGCCAGCATTTCAAAGAAAAACCAATAGGGGTAACTTACCATACCCAGTAAATGATACCGGGGATTAAAGAACATGATGCGGTGAAACCAGAGTGTTTCTATCGTGCCCCGCGTCCAGCGATTACGCTGCCTGCCCAATATTTTGGTATTGGAAGGTGCTTCTGTCCAGCAAAGCGGATCGGGAATATAGCTTACCTGGTAGGGCTGTTGGGCCTCTTCCATATACCGGCGCATGCGCACTACCAGCTCCATATCTTCGCCTACTGTTTTATGGTTATACCCACCCGCTTTAACTGCTATCTCTTTATCAAATGCGCCAAAAGCCCCTGAAATCAGCATCAGTCCGTTCATGCGTGCCCACGCCATGCGTCCCAGGATGAAAGCTCTTATATATTCCAGCGATTGCATTCTTGCCCAATAATTGGCTGGCAGATTTACTTTTATTAACCGGCCGTCTTTAATAATACAGGAGTTTGCGATCCGTACTACACCACCTGTTGCAATTACCTTTTTATCCGTTTCTTCCAGGAAGGGCTTAATCATTTTGAGTACCGCATCCTGTTCCAATATACAATCCACGTCTATGCAAACAATATAGTTATTGGCAGACACATTGATGCCTACATTTAATGCGTCGGCTTTGCCGCCGTTTACCTTATCTACAACGACCAGTTTTTTATAAGCAGGGTTTTTGCTCTTATAAATACCTCTTATTTCTTTGGTGGCTATTTTATACTGTACGTGGTGAGGTGTTTTTTCGAGATCATACGCGGCTATAAGTTTTTGAAGGCTATCGTCTTTACTGCCATCATTAATAATGATCACTTCGAGGTTGCTATAATACAAAGAGAGCAGGGAGCGCACATTCTCCACTATATTGGCGCCTTCATTATAAGCCGGTGCCAGTATGCTTACGGAGGGTGCATGGGGCGAGGACGCCAGTAAGCGATAATCGGTAATTGAATTTTTACGCATATACTTACGGGTCGCTCCAATGGAGTAGAGTCCGATCCATAAGTAAAACGAAATCAATACAACAGCATAGATAAATATGCCGTAAGTAAGGAGCAGGGTAAGGAAATTCCAGACACTCATGATGCCAGCTCGTATTTTATTTGATTAGCAATTGAATAGATGGTAGGGTTGTCGGCTGCTATATTGTTCAGCACTGTCATATTTTTGGGATTGATGGCTACTATAGCCCTGGCCGCTTCCAGTTTAATAGCGTCGTCTGCATCATCCAGCTTGCTTTTAAGAAACTCTATATCTGCTTCCGTGCCATTTATTCCTGTTTGTTTTAATATTTCCAACTTGTTTGCCGACGACTCGGCAGAATATTGTTGTTGCAATATTGCAACGGTATTTTCACCGGCAATAATGCCCAGTGTTTTGATCGCCTGGTTTCTTATTTTATGATTATCGCTATTCAGGCATTGTACTACCTCTTTGTGCACCCTGAATTGCTGGTATACTTCGGTGAGTTTAAGCGCGAAATGGACAACATAACTATTGGCTGATTGCAACCACAAAGGCAGGTGAGGCATTTCTTCACTGTTAAAACTGTCCAGCTGTTGCAGTAATTTGATCTGTTGCCATTCATGAAGCGGGTAGTTCAACGCATTAAGAAAGATTAACCCTTTAAAGCCGTCTAGCCCAACGATGGCTGTTTGTGCTTCCATACGTACAAAATCGTTGTCGCTGTTGGTATAGTCCAGTATGTCCGACAACGACTCCCGTTGTTGCATCATGTATAGCTCGTAAATACCTCTTGATCTTAGATGCCAGCGGAAGCTTTTCATTTTTGCTTCTGAGTCTTTTTTCAACCCTGTATGCTCGTATAAATGTACTACGCTGTCTGACAAATGACCCGCTACACTTTTTTTGAAGTTGATAAGATTGTCCGTGACGAATTGTCTTACATATTTTTTCTTAAAATGCACAGAAAAATCAGGCAGGGTAGCAGATGCATGCGCTTCCTCCATTGCCATTTGTTCGCTTATCCAGTCATTAAGTTGATCGGTAATGATTTCCTTTACGCGAAAGCGTTTCTTTTTGGTGTACAAAAACAGGTAGATCATACCCACCAGAATCAAAGTGAGTATACCAAAAAAGGCTGCACTAAAATAAAGATGCTCTGGTGAGAGAAGGCGAAAGAATGCGCCGCTGTTCATGGGCAATGAATTAGCGAGTTAACTGCTTTTTGATACGAATGCTCAATTCGTTCAGGCTAAAGGGTTTAGTAATATAGTCATCGGCTCCCAGGTCAAAAGCTTCCTGTACGATCTTCTCCTGCCCCATAGTGGAGAACACAATGACTTTAATTGGTTTTTCGGCGAGAGACTTGACAGCATTTACAATTTCAAGACCGGATACATAGGGTAACATAACATCCGTAAGGACCAGGTCCGGTAGTTCAGTCGCTAATTTTTCGAGGCCTTCCTTGCCATCATTGCAGCAAATCATTTCAAAGCCCTCTTTTTTAAGTTTAGAAGCTACTGCTCTTTGTATCAATGTATCATCCTCTATAAGTAATACTTTTCCTATTTTAAATAACATTTTTAATCGGGTTGACTATCCTATAGTTTTATACATTTGTAAATGTACAACAGAATAGATGATTATGATGTCTTATGGCGATATAAATAAACTTACTCAAACAATATAATCAGCTAATCTTTAAATTACGATAACTAATAAGAAATGCCCTCTTATGCCTGTAGATGTTGTTAAAAAAAATAATGTTACCGTACGAAATGAAAATGGCAGGCAAACCATTGTATTTGCACATGGGTTTGGTACTGATCAGACAGCATGGGGTACAGTAGCCGATGCTTTTGCGGATAATTATCGATTGATATTATATGATAATGTGGGAGCCGGGCTGTCAGATCCGGCTGCATTCAGTCCGAACAAATATGATACGCTTCACTCCTATGCTGAAGACCTGCTTGGCATTTGCCGGGGGCTTAACCTGGATGACGTTATAATGGTTGGCCATTCAGTGAGTGGTATGATCAGCCTGCTGGCGTCTATTAAAGAACCCGGCCGGTTTAAGAAATTGATATTGGTAGGCGCATCGCCCCGTTATCTGAACAGTGAGGGATACCTGGGTGGATTTACCCAGGAAGCGCTGGATGGTTTATATGCCGCCATGGCCAATAACTATTATGCCTGGGTAAGTGGTTTTGCGCCAATGGTGATGGAAAACGCAGATAAGCCCGAACTTGCCCAGAGCTTTGCCAATTCGTTGGCGTCCATCAGGCCGGATATTGCCCAGTCCGTTGCGCGTGTCATCTTTCAATCGGACCATAGAGCGGATCTTCCGAAAGCAACTATTGAAACATTACTGCTGCAAACGAAACATGACAATGCAGTTCCCGGAGATGTGGCTTTATACCTCAATCAGCATATCAGGGGCAGTCATTTAGAAATGGTAAATGCCGAGGGGCATTTTCCACATATAAGCGCTCCTGATGAGATTATCAGGGAAATTAAAAATTTTATCGGATAAATATTGTGGACAATACTGCAACAGTGGACTGGCAAAAAAGATCGCTTGATTTTTTGTTGAGTTTATACCAGGTAAAAAGCGAGAAAGATGTCGCCCTGATCAGGACGAGGATTACAGACAGTTTGCAAATTCATTCGGGAGCTACGGCAGCAGCCCTTGTGCGGCTGGAAGATGAAGTGACTGCCAGGATACTTTATGCAACCGTACCGACACCATCCAGCTTTTTTGATGCGGAGTATGCGGCTGCCATCATCCGGGCAAACGAAGTAAAGGTTACGGAAGACGCATCATTAAATTTATTGCCAGGTAAGAATATATTGTTCCCGGTTACCCACGGAACTTTGTCCGGGCTTTTCATTATTGCAACTGACAGGCCTGTTGATGAAGCTTATAACACTTTTTTGCTTCAGGCATGGGAAGGTTTAAAAGGGATGACCATGCTGGTGCAAACCTATTATTCCTTCGAGCACCTTTCTGCACGTTACAATGCTATTCTTAGTGCGGTTGATCAGGCGATCTTGTTTTTAGATAACAGGGGCAGGGATGGCTGGGTTAATACTGCTGCTTCGTTATTATTGAATATTGATGCAGGCCGGAACTCATCCTTGGTGATTTCACGGGCCATGCAACAGTGGAGAACTACTGCAGTAAATGCGAAGGAAATCGAACAGGAAGCTGTTAAGCTGTTTTATAAGCCGGACGGCATGGTGAAGGGATGGAAATGGATATTCGGCGACCCGGTATCTAAAGTGCTGGATGTTTCCTGTGTGTCGGTGGTTTCGGATACTATCAAGGGCCGGATGTGGGTATTTGCTGATATCACGCCCATCTATGCAGCCTCAGAACAACTCAAAGAGCTTAACGCCGAACTGGATAAAAAACGCCGGTTGGCGGATGATCAGAATAAGGCAAAGTCAGACTTCCTGGCTAATATGAGTCACGAGATCCGTACGCCGATGAATGGTGTGATTGGTATGACCAGCCTGCTGGCACTTACGCAGCTGGATGCTGAGCAGCGCGACTATGTGGATACCATTCGGGTAAGCGGAGAATCGCTGCTGTCAATCATTAATGATATTCTTGATTTCTCTAAAATAGAATCAGGCAAGATGGAGTTAGAAGCAGCCCCATTCCGGCTCAGTACGGCAATAGAAGAAGCCTATGACCTGATGAGTGTAAAAGCGAATGAAAAAGGACTTGATCTGCTTTATTATATCGAACCTGATGTGCCGTCGGATATCATTGGTGATGCCACCCGGTTCAGGCAAATCCTGTTAAATCTTATTTCTAATGGTATTAAATTTACCCGGCAGGGGGAGATCGAAATAACTGCGGAGAAAATAGGATTTGAAGATAATAGGTATACTCTGCAGTTTACAGTAAAAGATACCGGTATCGGTATTCCTGCCGATAAGTTCTATAAGTTGTTTGACAGCTTTTCACAGGTGGACTCTTCTACTACCAGGAAGTATGGCGGTACCGGTTTAGGACTGGCAATCTGTCAACGGTTGGTGACTTTGATGGAGGGGGACATACGCGTGGAAAGTCAAGAAGGCAAAGGGTCTGCTTTTATATTCACCATTAAGGTGGCGGCCAATACAGCGGTTACACATTTTAAAACGGAAGAAAGGCCTTTAATCAATACATTATATGGCAAAAAAGTGTTGCTGCTTGATGATAATGAAACCAATCTTAAAATACTCAGCAAACAATGTATTTTATGGGGTATGAAGCCTACGGCTGTAAATAGTTATACTGAAGCCATGACTGAGGTTACCGGCGAGCATTTTGACGTGGCGATTATTGATCTGCTGATGCCGGAAAGGAATGGCGTTGAGGTTGCCCGTCTCATACGCGGGGGGAATTCAAAGCTTCCAATGGTGCTCTTTAGCTCGGCCGGTCATTTACCTGCTGATGCCGATATCAAACAATTATTCAGCGCGGTAATTAATAAACCGGCCAGGCACAACGAGATAAAAGAGGCGCTGCTCCGGATATTGGGTGGAACAGGCGTTATAGCAGTTCAACCCGAAACTGCAGCAGAACAGGGAGCAGTTTTGCCCATCCGTATCCTGGTGGCAGAGGATGATTATATCAATCAAAAATTTATCATGCGCGCCATGAAGAAGCTGGGCTATTCGATGGATCTGGCGGTGAATGGTAAAGAGGCCGTAGAAAAGGCGGGGGAGACTGCCTACCAATTGATTTTTATGGACGTAATGATGCCTGAAATGGATGGTTATGAAGCTACCCGGATCATTTTGGAACATCATAGCCACGGCGCTCGCCCCGTTATTATAGGCCTTACCGCAAATGCACTCACCGGCGATCGGGAGAAGCTTTTGCAGGCCGGCATGGATGATTATCTGAGCAAGCCCTATAAAATACAGGATTTGGAAAATTTAATTACCAAATGGTCCTCACGGCTCGCTCCGGATATGGCAATCGCTACAGATAATTACAGGTACATTAACCTGGAGTATATTATGGAACTTGCGGGTGGCGAAAACGAATTTGTCGCAGAAATTATTGAAAGCTATCTTGAAACAGTGGGCCCCAATATCCGCTTGCTGCGGGATGCTATAACAAGTAATAATGCAGAAGCTGTAACCTTTTTGTCCCACAAGCTAAAAGGATCTTTCAGGTTTATTGGTTGTACAGAGCCTGGTAATATCATGGAAGCAATAGAAAATAACCATGAGCACGGGAACCTGGCGCAGATGCTTGAATTGTTACATGCCGTGGAAGAAGAATATGCCGGAACCGAGGAAGAATTAAAACAGGTTTTGTTAACGCTCAATACCTCCGGAGCTTAATGAAATGGTTGGTTATTGGTTGGAATTCTATTTCGACCGGGTAACTATTCCCAGGGTATTCATCAGTTCCCTCGCGGCAGCTGCGCCAGCGCGGTTGGCGCCGATGGTAGATGCAGAAGGGCCGTAACCAACAAGGTGAATACGAGGTTCTTTAATAACCATGGTAGCCAGCCTGCCTCCCATAAGGATTCCACCGGCTTCTTCTCTGGGCAATACCGGCCTCAAATGATCCAGGGCGCTTTTAAACCCTGTGTTCCATAAAATAACATCGGCCTGCTGTTCTGTTCCATCTGCCCATTTTACACCGTTGCCGGTTATTTCACTAAACATAGGGAAGCGTTGCAAAACGCCTCGTCTCCGCATGTCAATTATTTCTGCTGAAACAGGCAGGCCCGTTACCGAAACGACGGACAGGGGTATTAGCCCTTTTCTTACTCTTTCCTCAACCATTGCTACCGCATTGTGACCCGCCATATCGTCAAAAGGCCCTTCCCTGAACTCAGGTGGCCGGCGGGCAACCCAGGTGGTTGTAGTCACCCTGGAGATCTGGTCCAGCAATTGGATCGCAGAAATGCCGGCCCCTACTATAATCACATGTTTGCCCTTAAAGTCATCCGCGGTTTTAAAATCTTTGGTGTGCAATTGTTCGCCTTCAAAATCTTTGGCTCCGGGATAGTCAGGGATATAGGGATTTTCCCAGGTACCTGTGGCATTAATGATACCTGAGGCTGAAAATAATGTGCGGTTAGAATCGATATAAAATCGTTCTTCATGCCGGTAAACCTGTTCCACTTTTACTGGTCGGTAAACCCTTATATCCATTTGCTTTTCATACAGATCGTAATAATGGGGTACCGCTACACTGGCCTGTACTTCTTTTTCATGGGTTTCAATGGTTTTTTCGAAAGACATGCCTGGTAAATCATGAATTCTGTTTACCGTACTTAGTGTAAGTGAAGGCCAGCGGTATTGCCAGGCGCCACCAGCTTGTGGAGCTTCGTCAAGAATGATAAAGCCGGGGCCGATTTCTAATCCTTGTTTTTTAAGATGATAGGCGGCTGACAATCCTGCCTGCCCCGCGCCTATCACCA belongs to Niabella yanshanensis and includes:
- a CDS encoding NAD(P)-binding domain-containing protein, producing the protein MNNKIRYKTKIVVIGAGQAGLSAAYHLKKQGLEIGPGFIILDEAPQAGGAWQYRWPSLTLSTVNRIHDLPGMSFEKTIETHEKEVQASVAVPHYYDLYEKQMDIRVYRPVKVEQVYRHEERFYIDSNRTLFSASGIINATGTWENPYIPDYPGAKDFEGEQLHTKDFKTADDFKGKHVIIVGAGISAIQLLDQISRVTTTTWVARRPPEFREGPFDDMAGHNAVAMVEERVRKGLIPLSVVSVTGLPVSAEIIDMRRRGVLQRFPMFSEITGNGVKWADGTEQQADVILWNTGFKSALDHLRPVLPREEAGGILMGGRLATMVIKEPRIHLVGYGPSASTIGANRAGAAAARELMNTLGIVTRSK
- a CDS encoding hybrid sensor histidine kinase/response regulator, with product MDNTATVDWQKRSLDFLLSLYQVKSEKDVALIRTRITDSLQIHSGATAAALVRLEDEVTARILYATVPTPSSFFDAEYAAAIIRANEVKVTEDASLNLLPGKNILFPVTHGTLSGLFIIATDRPVDEAYNTFLLQAWEGLKGMTMLVQTYYSFEHLSARYNAILSAVDQAILFLDNRGRDGWVNTAASLLLNIDAGRNSSLVISRAMQQWRTTAVNAKEIEQEAVKLFYKPDGMVKGWKWIFGDPVSKVLDVSCVSVVSDTIKGRMWVFADITPIYAASEQLKELNAELDKKRRLADDQNKAKSDFLANMSHEIRTPMNGVIGMTSLLALTQLDAEQRDYVDTIRVSGESLLSIINDILDFSKIESGKMELEAAPFRLSTAIEEAYDLMSVKANEKGLDLLYYIEPDVPSDIIGDATRFRQILLNLISNGIKFTRQGEIEITAEKIGFEDNRYTLQFTVKDTGIGIPADKFYKLFDSFSQVDSSTTRKYGGTGLGLAICQRLVTLMEGDIRVESQEGKGSAFIFTIKVAANTAVTHFKTEERPLINTLYGKKVLLLDDNETNLKILSKQCILWGMKPTAVNSYTEAMTEVTGEHFDVAIIDLLMPERNGVEVARLIRGGNSKLPMVLFSSAGHLPADADIKQLFSAVINKPARHNEIKEALLRILGGTGVIAVQPETAAEQGAVLPIRILVAEDDYINQKFIMRAMKKLGYSMDLAVNGKEAVEKAGETAYQLIFMDVMMPEMDGYEATRIILEHHSHGARPVIIGLTANALTGDREKLLQAGMDDYLSKPYKIQDLENLITKWSSRLAPDMAIATDNYRYINLEYIMELAGGENEFVAEIIESYLETVGPNIRLLRDAITSNNAEAVTFLSHKLKGSFRFIGCTEPGNIMEAIENNHEHGNLAQMLELLHAVEEEYAGTEEELKQVLLTLNTSGA